In Pecten maximus chromosome 10, xPecMax1.1, whole genome shotgun sequence, one genomic interval encodes:
- the LOC117335784 gene encoding uncharacterized protein LOC117335784, whose translation MLNDCLRKIHEWSEQWLVKFNTEKTESLLVSRKINKPRHPTLFMNNVPVSEVKHHKHIGLFLSHDGTEHINYMIKKTSNKLAILRRFRFKIDRNSLQTLYFSFIRPILEYGDIVWDNLTIQQCQSLENIQLEAARIITGGTKLTSHAKLYEETGWDTLQYRRKVKKTVQVHKMIFDLTPPYLSNLLPQRRMDVHQYNTRDADNLNNVFCKTNFYKNSFLPSSIDLWNSLPPDIKNSPSLSNLKKYLHRHSPTVPPYYSYGKRSDQVHHARLRMNCSSLNAHLFSRNLIDSPVCSCRQAYETTEHFLLSCPNYTIVRNECFVDLPIDYTFDMLLYGNPNLSITENENIFHCIQLYILKTKRFLN comes from the coding sequence ATGTTAAATGACTGTTTAAGGAAAATACATGAATGGTCTGAACAGTGGTTGgttaagtttaacacagaaaAAACCGAATCTCTTTTAGTGAGCAGGAAAATTAATAAACCCCGTCACCCTACATTATTCATGAATAACGTTCCTGTAAGTGAGGTCAAACATCATAAACATATAGGGCTATTCCTCTCCCATGACGGTACTGAACATATAAACtatatgattaaaaaaacatcaaataaactAGCCATATTGAGACGTTTCAGATTTAAAATAGATAGGAATTCACTTCAAACCTTATACTTCTCCTTTATCAGGCCCATACTAGAATATGGGGATATCGTCTGGGATAATCTTACTATTCAACAGTGTCAATCTCTAGAAAATATTCAACTGGAAGCTGCAAGAATTATAACGGGTGGGACCAAACTTACAAGCCATGCTAAATTATATGAAGAAACTGGGTGGGACACTCTACAATATCGCCGTAAGGTGAAGAAAACTGTTCAGGTACACAAAATGATTTTTGACCTCACTCCCCCATACCTTTCTAATTTACTCCCTCAACGCAGAATGGACgttcatcaatataacacacgcGACGCTGATAACTTAAATAATGTATTCTGTAAAACGAACTTCTATAAAAACTCTTTTCTCCCTTCTTCTATTGACCTGTGGAACTCACTACCCCCAGATATTAAAAATAGCCCCTCCCTTAGTAACCTGAAAAAATACCTACACAGACACTCACCGACAGTCCCTCCTTACTATAGTTATGGGAAACGTTCTGATCAGGTTCATCATGCTAGATTGAGGATGAATTGCAGCTCTCTAAATGCCCATCTATTTAGTCGTAATCTTATCGACAGCCCTGTATGTTCATGTAGACAAGCGTATGAAACCACTGAACACTTTCTATTGTCTTGTCCAAACTATACCATTGTAAGAAACGAATGTTTTGTAGATCTACCAATAGACTACACTTTTGATATGCTTCTATACGGAAATCCAAATCTATCGATTAcagagaatgaaaatattttccattgcatccaactttatattttaaaaaccaaacgttttttaaattaa
- the LOC117335780 gene encoding cytochrome P450 3A8-like: MEVLGFTVPLWLVLIIAVLALYTYMMSRHHDTFKKLNIPGPTPWPIIGSLPQISKKGIHVFQSECMKKYGKVYGFFGGFAPQTLVVGDKEMLRQILVKEFSSFPDRLIIKGLNGDLDSSLLALSGDQWKHVRNKITPAFSSGKLRKLCRLVDQCSDTLVESLRKKVKNGDGVMDMMDACGAYAMDVICSTAFGIQVDSQQNPNNDFVAHGKRFLTVNFSSPILLVLIFLPKLIPLMIRRGWSFSDKEVQKFFRNVTVKLLDERIPGNKEHADFLQLMKNVQQDVDDSDDDDDEDNEKENVQGNKSTSWHRKGITFDEILGNAEIFFFAGYETTTITLSMATYYLALYPEYQDKLRQEISDKIGSNPLTYENLSQINYLEMIINETLRINPPAPQTDRMCIKDTVIKDIKIPAGMTISIPIYCIHYDPDNWEDPEKFLPERFADKENLDPLNFLPFGYGPRNCVGMRLAMLEMKMSLAKVVRNFQISVCSETVVPPEFLKFALLKPKSSIIKLEEIRS; this comes from the exons tATGATGAGCCGTCATCATGACACATTCAAGAAACTTAACATTCCAGGACCTACACCCTGGCCAATCATTGGTAGTCTCCCTCAGATCAGTAAGAAA GGTATTCATGTTTTCCAGTCCGAGTGCATGAAGAAATATGGAAAGGTTTACGG ATTCTTTGGAGGATTCGCACCACAGACCCTCGTCGTCGGAGACAAAGAAATGCTCAGGCAAATCCTGGTGAAAGAATTTTCAAGCTTTCCAGACCGATTA ATAATCAAAGGTTTAAATGGTGACCTTGATTCTTCTCTCCTTGCCCTAAGTGGAGATCAATGGAAACACGTCCGTAATAAGATAACTCCTGCATTCTCCTCTGGGAAACTACGCAAG TTGTGTCGGTTGGTGGATCAATGTAGTGATACACTTGTTGAATCATTGAGGAAGAAGGTGAAGAATGGAGATGGTGTCATGGACATGATGGA CGCATGTGGAGCATATGCTATGGACGTAATATGTTCTACAGCTTTTGGTATCCAGGTAGATTCACAGCAAAACCCAAACAACGATTTCGTTGCCCATGGGAAAAGGTTTCTGACTGTGAATTTTTCATCACCAATCTTATTAGTTTTGA TCTTTTTACCCAAACTCATTCCACTGATGATACGACGAGGATGGTCATTTTCAGATAAAGAGGTTCAAAAGTTTTTTCGCAACGTAACGGTAAAACTTCTTGATGAACGTATCCCAGGAAACAAG gaaCATGCAGACTTTCTTCAGTTGATGAAGAATGTTCAACAGGACGTTGACGATTCagatgacgatgacgatgaaGACAATGAGAAGGAAAATGTTCAAGGAAACAAATCAACATCCTGGCATAGGAAAG GTATCACATTTGATGAAATTCTTGGAaacgcagaaatatttttcttcGCTGGTTACGAGACTACAACGATAACTTTATCTATGGCTACGTATTATCTGGCTTTGTACCCGGAGTACCAGGACAAACTTCGACAGGAAATCTCAGACAAGATCGGCTCG AATCCGTTGACATATGAAAACCTTTCTCAGATAAATTACCTCGAAATGATCATCAACGAAACTCTTCGGATCAACCCTCCCGCACCACA GACAGACAGAATGTGTATCAAAGATACCGTTATCAAAGATATCAAGATTCCGGCAGGCATGACCATCAGTATTCCAATATACTGTATCCATTACGATCCAGACAACTGGGAAGATCCGGAAAAGTTCTTACCAGAAAG ATTTGCTGACAAAGAAAACCTTGATCCGCTTAACTTTCTTCCGTTTGGATACGGACCTAGGAACTGTGTTGGAATGAGACTTGCCATGCTGGAGATGAAAATGTCACTTGCAAAAGTCGTCCGTAATTTCCAGATTTCCGTTTGCAGTGAAACAGTG GTTCCTCCTGAATTCTTAAAGTTTGCATTACTGAAACCGAAATCTTCCATAATCAAACTAGAGGAGATCAGATCATAA